One Osmerus mordax isolate fOsmMor3 chromosome 26, fOsmMor3.pri, whole genome shotgun sequence DNA segment encodes these proteins:
- the zranb2 gene encoding zinc finger Ran-binding domain-containing protein 2, which yields METKSGKSFRVSDGDWICPDKKCGNVNFARRTSCNRCGREKTTEAKMMKAGGTEIGKTLAEKSRGLFSANDWQCKTCGNVNWARRSECNMCNTPKYAKLEERTGYGGGFNERENVEYIEREESDGEYDEFGRKKKKYRGKTSSKSSSKEVKEEKKVESNKEDNEEEEEEDDDGDLSKYKLDDDEDEDDDDADLSKYDLDASDEEGEAKPVVKKSSRSGSSRSSSRSSSSSSRSRSRSQSRSSSSSRSRSRSSRSHSRSSSGKGSSQKRSHSSSSSPEGGKKRSRSRSSSGGRKKRRSRSGSSERHRGQSPGSSHSGSSSKKK from the exons gtGTGGAAATGTGAATTTTGCGAGAAGAACAAGCTGCAACAGATGTGGCAGAG AGAAAACGACTGAGGCAAAAATGATGAAAGCAGGAGGTACCGAGATTGGGAAGACCCTTGCAGAGAAGAGCCGTGGCCTCTTTAGTGCAAATGACTGGCAATGTAAAAC atgCGGCAATGTGAACTGGGCCAGGAGGTCAGAGTGCAACATGTGCAACACTCCCAAATATGCCAAGCTTGAGGAGAGAACAG GCTATGGTGGAGGGTTCAATGAGAGGGAGAATGTTGAATACATAGAACGTGAAGAATCGGATGGAGAATATGATGAG TTtggaaggaaaaagaaaaaatatcgTGGAAAGACCAGCAGCAAGTCAAGCTCAAAAGAagttaaagaagaaaaaaaggttgaGTCTAATAAAGAAGAcaatgaggaagaagaagaggaagatgatgatggaGACCTTTCAAAATACAAATTGGAT gatgatgaggatgaggacgaTGATGATGCCGACTTGTCCAAGTATGACCTGGATGCCagtgatgaggagggggaggcgaaACCAGTAGTAAAGAAGAGCAGCCGCTCTGGATCGTCCCGATCCTCGTCCCGCTCTTCCAGCTCCAGCTCTCGGTCCAGGTCCAG atcccaATCTAGAAGCTCATCCAGTTCCAGATCTAGATCTCGATCAAGCAGGTCCCACTCCAG ATCCAGCTCTGGAAAGGGCTCTTCTCAAAAGCGGTCTCACTCATCCTCATCTTCACCAGAAGGAGGAAAGAAACGCAGTCGCTCAAGGTCCTCATCTGGGGGGAGGAAAAAAAGGCGCTCTAGATCAGGATCATCTGAAAG ACACCGTGGACAGTCACCTGGATCCTCCCATTCTGGCTCAAGTTCAAAAAAGAAATAA